The following are from one region of the Serinus canaria isolate serCan28SL12 chromosome 8, serCan2020, whole genome shotgun sequence genome:
- the ABCD3 gene encoding ATP-binding cassette sub-family D member 3 isoform X4 — protein MKGKRSGKQALQNNEQKEGKKERAMVDRVFIARICRILKIMVPRTFCKETGYLLLIAVMLVVRTYCDIWMIQNGTVIESAIIGRSRKDFKKYLFNFIAAMPAISLVNNFLKYGLNELKLCFRVRLTRYLYEEYLKAYTYYKMGNLDNRIANPDQLLTQDVEKFCNSVVDLYSNLSKPFLDIVLYIFKLTSAIGAQGPASMMAYLIISGFFLTRLRRPIGKMTIIEQKYEGEYRYVNSRLITNSEEIAFYNGNLREKQTIHKTFRKLVEHLHNFILFRFSMGFIDTIIAKYLATVVGYLVVSRPFLDLSDPRHQNSTHAELLEDYYQSGRMLLRMSQALGRIVLAGREMTRLAGFTARITELMQVLKDLNSGKYQRTMISQEKDGDKKKPLSLIPGSGEIINSDNLIKFDHVPLVTPNGDVLIEDLNFEVRSGANVLICGPNGCGKSSLFRVLGELWPLFGGRLTKPVRGKLFYVPQRPYMTLGTLRDQVIYPDTLEDQKKKGISDQVLKEYLDNVQLGPILEREGGWDSVQDWMDVLSGGEKQRMAMARLFYHKPQFAILDECTSAVSVDVEGYIYSHCRKVGITLFTVSHRKSLWKHHDFYLHMDGRGNYEFKKITEDTVEFGS, from the exons ACAGGTTATTTGCTGCTTATTGCTGTGATGCTGGTAGTCCGAACTTACTGTGATATTTGGATGATTCAAAATGGAACAGTCATTGAAAG TGCTATCATTGGCCGCAGCAGAAAAGATTTCAAGAAATACTTGTTCAACTTCATTGCTGCAATGCCTGCT ATCTCTTTAGTGAATAACTTCCTGAAGTATGGTCTAAATGAGCTGAAGCTCTGCTTCAGAGTAAGGCTTACCAGATATCTCTATGAAGAATATCTTAA agctTATACATACTACAAAATGGGAAATCTGGACAACAGAATAGCCAATCCAGATCAACTCCTTACACAGGACGTGGAAAAATTCTGTAATAGTGTAGTGGATCTGTACTCAAACCTTAGCAAG CCCTTCTTGGATATAGTTTTGTACATCTTCAAGCTAACAAGTGCAATAGGAGCACAG GGTCCAGCTAGCATGATGGCGTACTTGATTATTTCAGGGTTTTTCCTTACACGCTTAAGGAGACCAATTGGCAAGATGACTATTATAGAACAAAAGTATGAAGGGGAGTACAGATATGTCAACTCACGGCTCATTACAAACAG tgAGGAAATTGCTTTTTATAATGGAAACTTGAGAGAAAAACAGACTATTCACAAGACTTTCCGTAAACTG GTGGAACACTTGCATAATTTCATCCTGTTCCGGTTCTCTATGGGTTTCATTGATACTATCATTGCCAAAT ACCTTGCCACTGTGGTTGGCTACCTGGTTGTGAGTCGTCCATTTTTGGACCTGTCTGATCCCCGTCATCAGAATAGCACTCATGCAGAGCTTTTGGAG GATTACTACCAAAGTGGAAGAATGCTACTGAGAATGTCTCAGGCTTTGGGCAGAATAGTCCTAGCAGGCCGTGAAATGACAAGATTGGCTGG tttcacAGCTCGAATCACGGAATTAATGCAGGTTCTGAAGGACTTGAACAGTGGCAAATACCAGCGTACAATGATATCACAAGAGAAAG aTGGAGACAAAAAGAAGCCTTTGTCTTTGATACCTGGATCTGGAGAAATTATCAACAGCGATAACCTCATCAA GTTTGATCATGTTCCATTGGTGACACCTAATGGAGATGTTTTGATTGAAGATCTTAACTTTGAG GTTCGATCTGGTGCAAATGTGCTGATTTGTGGGCCAAATGGGTGTGGGAAGAGCTCCCTGTTCCGTGTTCTTGGTGAG ttgTGGCCTTTGTTTGGTGGGCGTTTAACAAAACCTGTAAGAGGAAAGTTGTTCTATGTTCCTCAG AGACCATACATGACTCTTGGAACACTCAGAGATCAAGTTATATATCCAGATACTTTGGAAgatcagaaaaagaaagggatttCTGACCAG GTGCTGAAGGAGTACTTGGATAATGTCCAGCTGGGTCCAATCTTGGAACGTGAAGGAGGCTGGGATAGTGTTCAGGACTGGATGGATGTACTCAGCGggggagaaaaacagagaatggCG ATGGCAAGGCTATTCTATCATAAGCCCCAGTTTGCAATTCTGGATGAGTGCACAAGTGCTGTTAGTGTGGATGTAGAAGGCTACATTTACAGCCACTGCCGAAAG GTTGGCATCACTCTCTTCACTGTTTCCCACAGGAAGTCACTCTGGAAACATCATGAT ttctacTTGCATATGGATGGCCGAGGAAACTATGAGTTCAAGAAAATAACTGAAGACACAGTTGAATTTGGATCTTAA